From a region of the Mobula hypostoma chromosome 6, sMobHyp1.1, whole genome shotgun sequence genome:
- the LOC134348726 gene encoding uncharacterized protein C13orf42, translating to MLKKLNVMFRADAVNELGESGRRRECPSEETGIRLVRSTSLYLIGESYQHTGCSLKRSQSAVSVDSSIYNIKAEDRLWMFSRTQDCLQYLHDLIVLRQQYRPASDSGKSKDRSSVSVTPHKFSKKPQTRKHTTKKTKDESDSTPAPTEAETLAYFDSVIAAFDQGNKPSVHTAEGMHLDMDFVIATSTSEHSLHSNWILKSPRRYSIDVAHLTKVEELSRKYSDGLRMSFKRLERHPMYLPKLVESPIHTMRFKPKAQDEDDEL from the exons ATGCTGAAGAAATTGAACGTAATGTTCCGGGCAGACGCCGTGAATGAACTGGGCGAGTCCGGCCGCAGAAGAGAGTGTCCGAGCGAGGAGACCGGCATCAGGCTGGTCCGCAGCACCTCTCTCTACCTGATCGGGGAAAGTTACCAACACACCGGCTGCTCTTTGAAACGCAGCCAGAGCGCAGTGAGCGTGGACTCTTCCATCTACAACATCAAGGCTGAAGACAGGCTGTGGATGTTCTCGAGGACACAAGACTGCCTGCAATACCTACACGACCTGATAGTCCTCCGCCAACAATACCGACCTGCCAGCGACTCCGGCAAGTCCAAGGACCGATCCTCAGTCTCAGTCACACCTCACAAATTCAGCAAGAAGCCACAGACtcgaaaacacaccaccaaa AAAACAAAGGATGAATCCGATTCCACCCCAGCACCAACAGAGGCAGAAACACTGGCATACTTTGATTCGGTCATTGCAGCTTTCGatcagggaaacaagcccagtgtTCACACCGCAGAGGGCATGCACCTTGACATGGATTTTGTTA TTGCTACCAGCACAAGTGAACACAGTCTGCATTCCAACTGGATCCTGAAATCACCAAGGAGGTACTCGATTGATGTGGCACATTTGACAAAAGTGGAGGAATTGTCCCGAAAGTACAGTGATGGGTTGCGAATGAGCTTCAAGAGGTTAGAGCGACACCCGATGTACCTGCCCAAGCTGGTCGAAAGCCCAATTCACACAATGAGGTTCAAGCCAAAAGCACAAGATGAAGATGATGAACTGTAG